Proteins from one Lacrimispora sphenoides genomic window:
- the rplT gene encoding 50S ribosomal protein L20 codes for MARIKGGMNAKKKHNRVLKMAKGYRGARSKQYRVAKQSVMRALTSSYAGRKERKRQFRQLWIARINAAARINGVSYSVFMHGLKLAGVDLNRKVLADMAINDAEGFAKLAELAKSKVA; via the coding sequence ATGGCAAGAATTAAAGGCGGTATGAACGCTAAGAAAAAACATAACAGAGTGTTAAAGATGGCTAAAGGCTATAGAGGCGCTCGTTCCAAACAGTATAGAGTAGCAAAGCAGTCAGTTATGAGAGCATTAACAAGCTCCTATGCAGGCAGAAAAGAGAGAAAGAGACAGTTCAGACAATTATGGATTGCTCGTATCAATGCTGCAGCACGTATTAACGGTGTATCTTACAGCGTATTTATGCACGGCTTAAAGTTAGCTGGAGTTGATTTAAATAGAAAAGTTCTGGCTGACATGGCAATAAATGATGCAGAAGGCTTCGCAAAATTAGCAGAACTGGCTAAGTCCAAAGTGGCTTAA
- a CDS encoding substrate-binding domain-containing protein, with protein sequence MNHIVNGNYKIYLITMDKSDQFWKVMDNGAREMASMLGVTYEWDAPLTRDVNKQIQIFNNAVVAGADAIMLAASDPLKISRAVEEAKAKGVKIIYVDAPAFEEAVITLATDNYTAGKIAGENMFYELEEIGVTYGSIGIIGVTPENRTTVNREMGFRDYFKLFVRYQILETIYTNGDPELAKQATEKYIRDNPNLVGVFSTNEGSTLGLGYALRENDKNIIGIGFDITEIIQEMIRDNTIKATLVQNPFTMGYLGMAQAIAALRGFDTGPQFINTGVTVVNIYTPSRIFS encoded by the coding sequence ATGAACCATATAGTAAATGGGAATTATAAAATTTATTTAATAACCATGGATAAAAGTGATCAATTTTGGAAGGTTATGGATAATGGTGCTAGAGAAATGGCTTCTATGTTAGGTGTTACATATGAATGGGACGCCCCCTTAACGAGAGATGTAAATAAACAAATTCAAATATTTAATAATGCCGTAGTAGCGGGAGCAGATGCAATAATGTTAGCGGCGAGTGATCCTTTAAAGATTTCAAGAGCAGTTGAAGAAGCGAAAGCAAAGGGTGTAAAAATCATTTATGTTGATGCACCAGCGTTTGAAGAAGCAGTCATAACCTTAGCTACAGATAATTATACAGCTGGTAAGATAGCTGGAGAAAATATGTTTTACGAATTAGAGGAGATTGGTGTCACATATGGTTCAATAGGAATCATTGGGGTAACTCCTGAAAACAGAACGACTGTAAATCGGGAAATGGGATTTCGCGATTATTTTAAATTGTTTGTCAGATATCAAATATTAGAAACAATATACACGAATGGTGACCCAGAGTTAGCAAAACAAGCAACGGAAAAATATATAAGAGACAATCCCAATCTTGTTGGTGTTTTTTCAACGAATGAAGGATCTACGTTAGGGCTGGGGTACGCTTTGAGAGAAAATGATAAAAATATTATCGGTATTGGATTTGATATCACAGAGATAATTCAGGAAATGATAAGAGATAATACTATAAAAGCTACATTGGTACAAAATCCATTTACAATGGGCTATTTGGGTATGGCTCAGGCAATTGCTGCATTAAGGGGATTTGATACAGGTCCACAATTTATTAATACGGGAGTAACTGTAGTTAATATATATACACCAAGTCGAATATTCTCATAA
- a CDS encoding 4Fe-4S dicluster domain-containing protein, with protein sequence MNKPIKIALVGRECVACGCCVVTCPKEAISIDSGVIALIDSEKCIGCGKCSRICPAAVITIADRRIMV encoded by the coding sequence ATGAACAAACCAATTAAGATTGCCCTCGTCGGCAGGGAATGTGTAGCCTGCGGATGCTGTGTGGTAACCTGCCCCAAAGAAGCCATCAGCATTGATTCGGGGGTTATCGCCCTGATTGACAGTGAAAAATGTATCGGGTGCGGAAAATGCTCCAGGATATGCCCTGCTGCCGTTATTACTATTGCGGACCGGAGGATTATGGTATGA
- a CDS encoding sensor histidine kinase → MSFLFRLVAVCLFTVYSVSFLLYHRRNFLVKRNHLIFFLVSVVINCSFSAAWGLAISSHYGALALLMIVLLELKVLYQMNPMQLLFESGYFVAVLYWGRGIVLPVFALILNRNVQWVRQDKFYYSIAWILSLCVILVYNMLFRHFIAPKAKVQTFYRSNEQIRFVAVFQVCLLGYLLFINLGRYYGADLPWYNMACIISCIICFAAQGLIVNRGIRTSSLLKYELHTELQQQQLERQLRHYKACQKYTESFRAFKQDYNYMITSVKSLLSIGEYQKAISLLDTIHEINHKQVPVQHSYSNNILLDALLQDTADRCEEQSTQFSANVYLPIGHNISETDIVRMFTNLFNNAAEACAKVTSDSDRFIAITSRYVSYNGWLKIETANSFHGKVLIRNGIPESTKPNRDFHGLGLSIIDETATKLGGIMVIDVDQKKMIFRTTLLLPINIQRWNKKEPYICPSSPA, encoded by the coding sequence ATGTCATTTTTATTTCGGCTTGTCGCAGTATGCCTTTTTACCGTTTACAGTGTATCTTTTCTTCTTTATCATAGAAGGAATTTTTTGGTGAAGCGAAATCACTTGATATTCTTTCTGGTTTCTGTAGTCATCAATTGCAGCTTCAGTGCTGCTTGGGGATTGGCCATATCCTCACATTATGGAGCTTTGGCTCTCTTAATGATCGTTCTGCTGGAATTAAAGGTATTGTATCAAATGAATCCGATGCAGCTTCTTTTTGAGAGCGGCTATTTTGTCGCAGTTTTATACTGGGGAAGAGGAATTGTATTGCCAGTCTTCGCTCTGATACTGAACCGTAATGTGCAGTGGGTAAGGCAAGACAAGTTTTATTACTCCATTGCATGGATTCTCTCCTTATGCGTGATACTCGTTTACAATATGCTTTTTCGCCATTTCATCGCTCCAAAAGCGAAGGTTCAAACGTTCTACCGCAGCAATGAACAGATCCGTTTTGTGGCTGTTTTTCAAGTTTGCCTTCTGGGATATCTGTTGTTTATCAACTTGGGGCGGTATTATGGGGCGGATTTGCCCTGGTATAACATGGCCTGCATCATCTCCTGTATCATCTGTTTTGCTGCACAGGGATTGATCGTCAACCGGGGAATCAGAACCAGTTCCCTTTTGAAATATGAATTACATACAGAATTACAGCAACAGCAGCTCGAGAGACAATTGCGGCATTATAAAGCGTGTCAGAAATATACCGAGAGCTTTCGGGCTTTCAAACAGGATTACAATTATATGATAACCTCTGTAAAATCTCTGTTATCCATCGGTGAATATCAGAAAGCGATAAGCTTGCTCGATACCATTCACGAGATAAATCATAAGCAAGTTCCGGTTCAACATTCCTATTCAAATAATATCCTCCTTGATGCTCTCCTGCAGGATACCGCAGATCGATGCGAGGAGCAATCCACCCAATTTTCAGCCAATGTCTATCTTCCCATCGGTCATAATATTTCTGAAACCGATATTGTCCGTATGTTTACAAATTTGTTCAATAATGCAGCAGAGGCTTGTGCAAAAGTCACCTCTGATTCTGATAGATTTATTGCCATCACAAGCAGATATGTTTCCTACAATGGCTGGCTGAAAATCGAAACAGCAAACTCATTTCATGGTAAAGTACTCATCCGTAATGGAATCCCTGAATCAACAAAGCCTAATCGGGATTTTCATGGACTAGGTTTATCAATCATTGATGAAACGGCAACAAAATTAGGTGGTATAATGGTTATAGATGTAGATCAGAAGAAAATGATATTTAGGACAACGCTATTACTGCCTATTAACATACAACGATGGAATAAAAAGGAACCCTATATCTGCCCGTCTTCCCCTGCGTAA
- a CDS encoding pectate lyase-like adhesive domain-containing protein: MQTMKHRKSSKIISLLLVMVLLCAMFPIRIFAEETGEVTVSTAKDFIQAVNSNNAWKITLADDVVIEYGMTNSQGNWNSNYQSTAQPGFSGQPQGILVGNKANAGGNGSFVIDGQNQYKIIFKWPHTIVENGNFYFPNASKVNSFTMKDITWYGSSEVGCYFPAGNVMNDVQITFDHVTYKGPGMGDIAIYPVYKPQVLFRDCDITMSYRNGSGGSGVDSDGYGGSLPSSGSASYGALWQDTHASETIAANFITFEGNNTIAKQDSPADGGGVLGDIDPIFYIYWYGDSYVKVADGASLIIKDEAGKTKQSTYTTGLIGTYTSAYSTPFIVGENAVFEYHHVGGGNGFITDYYKLGSLIIGDQASVVFDIKADKKFNTNDVSNLPAYFTADSIRVGEGAKWTYVVDYADSAANANNSMVSANTISIADGAEVNLIAKNNSQAESLITLRDSSPSISFTNPQNVVLFNSKSDTNSYVIKSSSNASLNIKTNGIRSWVSLPENNVSITGNINPGNQVALENNYVTSPDAPYQWVLDGAQYSATLRSGANAEIINYSQGHGDVFNLSGTNALKNINVLELRAKAALTSGSVLYEIWDGTSVSSIPAEIGGPFPVSGPKNNDYNYSIAKEIQLGSGEDHYIFDREYTLNQLPVNAAISDWTLTMSDTENGLGTHTLYYAVDNRGAIPGTDPDGIPDYQQPYSTVKVFYSLYDGTVGDPQPVSERENIEIATLYEKVGSAGIYIAPKTQTYHAENYVFDDILTNDEWDNKGGLSSYQLEGREISFTYPEDIEEDPIPDGKLVLVYSLDIKDKNDINGNGNEDEPNGIPDWQETETEGGNETGGEPETGGGTETGGGSETGGGNETGGGSETGGGSETGGGNETGGGSETGGGSETGGGSETGGGNETGGGNETGGGNETGGGSETGGGSETGGGNETGGGSETGGGNETGGGSETGGGNETGGGSETGGGNETGGGSETGGGSETGGGNETGGGSETGGGNETGGGSETGGGSETGGGNETGGGSETGGGSETGGGSETGGGNETGGGSETGGGNEIGGGSETGGGNETGGGSETGGGNETGGGSETGGGNETGGGSETGGGNETGGGSETGGGSETGGGSETGGENETGGGSETGGENETGGGSEIGGGNETGGGSETGGGSETSGGSSGGSGSGGNSSGSGGSSGGGSSSGSGSSSSSRGPVGSSNNTGGPGVISGNSVNEETIEEIVVDDQSIPKGNSETNEVNEIGEINEIGEIDGLPKTGDTSVSWNVYLLLSLVSFFAFVLCQLGIKKIK, translated from the coding sequence ATGCAAACAATGAAACACCGTAAAAGCAGCAAAATAATCAGCTTGCTTTTGGTGATGGTTTTGCTCTGTGCGATGTTCCCGATAAGGATATTTGCAGAGGAGACTGGGGAGGTTACGGTAAGCACTGCCAAAGACTTTATTCAGGCAGTTAACAGTAATAATGCCTGGAAAATTACGCTTGCCGATGATGTTGTTATAGAGTATGGAATGACAAATTCGCAGGGTAATTGGAACAGTAATTATCAAAGTACGGCTCAGCCGGGTTTTTCTGGACAACCGCAAGGGATTTTGGTTGGAAATAAAGCAAATGCCGGTGGTAACGGCAGCTTCGTAATCGATGGCCAGAACCAATATAAGATTATATTTAAGTGGCCCCATACGATTGTCGAAAATGGCAATTTTTATTTTCCTAACGCGAGCAAGGTAAATTCATTTACGATGAAAGATATTACTTGGTACGGCAGTAGTGAGGTTGGCTGTTATTTTCCGGCCGGTAATGTCATGAATGATGTGCAGATTACCTTTGATCATGTTACTTACAAAGGACCGGGTATGGGCGATATTGCTATATATCCGGTTTATAAACCGCAGGTATTATTTAGAGACTGCGACATAACGATGAGTTACCGCAATGGATCAGGAGGTAGCGGAGTAGATTCAGATGGATATGGAGGAAGTTTGCCGTCATCTGGCTCTGCGTCTTATGGAGCTTTGTGGCAGGATACCCACGCTTCTGAAACCATTGCCGCAAATTTTATCACATTTGAAGGTAATAATACCATCGCCAAACAGGACTCTCCGGCAGACGGCGGGGGTGTTCTCGGTGATATTGATCCGATCTTCTATATTTACTGGTATGGGGACAGCTACGTGAAGGTAGCAGACGGCGCTTCTCTTATCATTAAGGATGAGGCGGGAAAAACAAAGCAATCTACATATACAACCGGTTTAATTGGTACCTATACATCCGCCTACTCCACTCCATTTATCGTTGGAGAAAATGCTGTGTTTGAATATCACCATGTAGGCGGCGGCAATGGATTTATTACCGATTACTATAAGCTTGGCAGCCTTATTATTGGGGATCAGGCAAGTGTTGTCTTCGATATCAAAGCTGATAAAAAGTTTAATACAAATGATGTAAGCAATCTTCCTGCCTATTTTACGGCGGACTCAATTCGTGTCGGTGAAGGGGCAAAGTGGACATATGTTGTGGATTATGCTGATTCAGCTGCCAATGCCAACAACTCGATGGTCAGTGCAAACACTATCAGCATTGCAGATGGTGCCGAAGTAAACCTTATTGCCAAGAATAATTCGCAAGCAGAATCCCTGATTACCTTGCGGGACAGCAGCCCCAGCATTTCATTTACAAATCCCCAAAATGTTGTATTGTTCAATAGCAAGAGCGACACAAACTCTTATGTAATCAAGAGCTCCAGCAATGCTAGTTTGAACATAAAAACAAATGGGATTCGTTCCTGGGTGTCTTTACCTGAAAATAATGTATCTATAACAGGGAATATCAACCCAGGAAATCAGGTGGCCCTTGAAAACAACTACGTAACCTCCCCGGATGCCCCTTACCAGTGGGTGTTGGATGGAGCACAATACTCAGCAACTCTAAGATCTGGAGCAAATGCTGAAATTATAAACTATTCTCAGGGTCATGGTGATGTTTTCAATCTGTCAGGTACTAATGCATTAAAAAACATTAATGTATTGGAACTACGGGCAAAAGCTGCTTTGACAAGTGGCAGCGTTTTATACGAAATTTGGGATGGTACATCTGTCAGCAGCATCCCGGCCGAAATTGGCGGACCATTTCCTGTTTCAGGTCCGAAGAACAATGATTACAACTATTCAATTGCTAAGGAAATACAATTAGGAAGCGGAGAAGATCATTATATCTTTGACAGGGAATATACACTGAATCAGTTACCGGTTAATGCAGCAATTTCTGATTGGACACTGACAATGAGCGATACTGAGAATGGTTTGGGAACGCACACGCTCTATTATGCTGTTGACAACCGAGGAGCGATTCCGGGAACTGATCCGGATGGGATCCCTGACTATCAGCAGCCTTATTCAACGGTAAAGGTATTCTATAGTCTTTATGACGGCACCGTTGGGGATCCTCAGCCTGTCAGTGAGCGAGAGAATATAGAAATAGCTACCTTATATGAAAAAGTCGGTTCGGCAGGCATTTATATTGCACCTAAAACCCAGACATATCATGCAGAAAACTACGTGTTTGACGATATTTTGACCAATGATGAATGGGATAATAAAGGCGGTCTTTCGTCCTATCAGTTGGAAGGCAGGGAAATTTCCTTTACCTATCCTGAGGACATAGAGGAAGATCCCATACCAGATGGGAAATTAGTACTCGTTTATTCGTTGGATATAAAAGATAAAAACGATATTAACGGCAATGGCAATGAAGATGAGCCGAATGGTATACCCGATTGGCAGGAAACTGAAACCGAAGGAGGCAATGAAACCGGTGGGGAACCTGAAACTGGCGGAGGAACGGAAACCGGAGGCGGAAGTGAAACCGGAGGAGGAAACGAAACTGGCGGAGGAAGTGAAACCGGTGGAGGAAGCGAAACTGGTGGAGGAAACGAAACCGGCGGAGGAAGCGAAACCGGCGGAGGAAGTGAAACCGGCGGAGGAAGTGAAACCGGCGGAGGAAACGAAACCGGAGGAGGAAACGAAACTGGCGGAGGAAACGAAACTGGCGGAGGAAGTGAAACTGGCGGAGGAAGTGAAACCGGAGGAGGAAACGAAACTGGCGGAGGAAGTGAAACCGGTGGAGGAAACGAAACTGGTGGAGGAAGTGAAACCGGTGGAGGAAACGAAACTGGTGGAGGAAGTGAAACTGGCGGAGGAAACGAAACTGGTGGAGGAAGTGAAACCGGTGGAGGAAGTGAAACCGGTGGAGGAAACGAAACTGGTGGAGGAAGTGAAACTGGCGGAGGAAACGAAACTGGTGGAGGTAGTGAAACCGGCGGAGGAAGCGAAACCGGCGGAGGAAACGAAACTGGTGGAGGAAGTGAAACTGGTGGAGGAAGTGAAACTGGCGGAGGAAGCGAAACCGGAGGAGGAAACGAAACCGGCGGAGGAAGTGAAACTGGCGGAGGAAACGAAATTGGCGGAGGAAGTGAAACCGGCGGAGGAAACGAAACTGGTGGAGGTAGTGAAACTGGCGGAGGAAACGAAACGGGTGGAGGAAGTGAAACCGGTGGAGGAAACGAAACTGGCGGAGGAAGTGAAACCGGTGGAGGAAACGAAACCGGCGGAGGAAGCGAAACCGGCGGAGGAAGCGAAACCGGCGGAGGAAGCGAAACCGGCGGAGAAAACGAAACTGGTGGAGGTAGTGAAACTGGTGGAGAAAACGAAACTGGCGGAGGAAGTGAAATCGGTGGAGGAAACGAAACTGGTGGAGGAAGTGAAACCGGAGGCGGAAGTGAAACCAGCGGCGGAAGTAGCGGCGGAAGTGGAAGCGGTGGCAATTCCAGCGGATCCGGCGGAAGTAGCGGAGGAGGAAGTAGTAGCGGGAGTGGAAGTAGCAGCAGTTCCCGAGGACCTGTAGGAAGCAGTAACAATACCGGTGGACCTGGTGTTATATCTGGGAACAGTGTCAACGAAGAGACCATCGAGGAAATTGTTGTAGATGACCAGTCAATACCGAAAGGAAACAGTGAAACAAACGAAGTAAACGAAATAGGTGAAATAAACGAAATAGGTGAAATAGACGGTTTACCGAAAACAGGCGACACCAGTGTATCCTGGAACGTTTATCTGTTATTATCCTTGGTATCATTCTTTGCGTTTGTTTTATGTCAATTAGGCATTAAAAAAATAAAATAA
- the rpmI gene encoding 50S ribosomal protein L35 translates to MPKLKTSKSAAKRFKVTGTGKLVRNKAYKSHILTKKSTKRKRNLRKDIVTDATNAKVMKKILPYL, encoded by the coding sequence ATGCCTAAATTAAAAACCAGTAAATCAGCTGCTAAACGCTTTAAAGTTACAGGAACGGGAAAGCTTGTAAGAAATAAAGCTTACAAATCTCACATCTTAACTAAGAAATCAACTAAGAGAAAAAGAAATCTTAGAAAAGATATCGTTACCGATGCAACAAATGCAAAAGTAATGAAGAAGATTTTACCATATTTATAG
- a CDS encoding ArsR/SmtB family transcription factor gives MEEQAKKIAELLKILANEHRLLILCALIQGPLTVGEIHKFTPNITASALSQHLNQLKTSGILASEKFGMNVVYRIQDQRVIALIGSIKEHYCSE, from the coding sequence GTGGAAGAACAAGCGAAAAAGATAGCGGAGCTGCTTAAAATACTGGCTAATGAACATCGTCTGCTGATCCTGTGTGCGCTGATACAGGGGCCACTTACGGTAGGAGAAATCCATAAATTTACTCCAAACATCACAGCCTCTGCGCTCTCACAACATCTAAACCAATTGAAAACATCTGGGATACTGGCTTCCGAAAAATTTGGTATGAATGTTGTTTACAGAATTCAGGACCAGCGCGTAATAGCCCTGATTGGCTCAATTAAAGAGCATTATTGCAGTGAATAA
- a CDS encoding RrF2 family transcriptional regulator — MRFQITTDYAIRIILYMAQQGVQVTTAKEVAAQLGMTYSYFNKIASKIKRLGFIESVQGPKGGYRLAKDAAEITLYDIVEAMEGSICINRCLEEDGYCSRNATPSCLVHRIFESIQYKTIEMLSGTRICDLIYENVNES, encoded by the coding sequence ATGAGATTCCAGATTACTACGGACTATGCGATTCGGATCATCCTTTATATGGCTCAGCAGGGTGTTCAAGTGACAACAGCGAAAGAGGTAGCAGCGCAATTAGGTATGACCTATAGCTATTTCAATAAGATTGCCTCAAAAATCAAGCGGTTAGGGTTCATAGAGTCTGTACAAGGCCCAAAGGGAGGATACCGTTTGGCAAAAGATGCTGCAGAGATAACATTATACGATATTGTTGAGGCGATGGAGGGAAGTATATGCATCAATCGATGTCTGGAAGAGGATGGATACTGCAGCAGAAATGCTACACCGTCATGTCTGGTGCACCGAATTTTTGAATCTATCCAGTATAAAACGATTGAAATGTTAAGTGGAACTCGAATTTGCGATCTTATATATGAAAATGTGAACGAATCATAA
- a CDS encoding DUF3888 domain-containing protein, with product MNNLSRNNLKDELILSLLNPCITSAINKYYRQYFNSELEVYNYENEILDITSSNYLTVRIGVFPQIGAHNPVGYDRLTYTVDANGTVTLQNYEHLASYEIPPHLKDSITKPLPRN from the coding sequence TTGAATAACCTATCAAGAAACAATTTAAAAGATGAACTAATTTTATCCTTATTAAATCCTTGTATAACCTCTGCGATTAACAAATATTATCGTCAGTATTTTAATTCTGAGTTAGAGGTCTACAATTATGAAAATGAAATTCTTGATATCACAAGTTCAAATTACCTGACTGTAAGAATTGGTGTGTTTCCTCAAATAGGCGCTCATAATCCTGTTGGATATGATAGACTCACCTATACTGTTGATGCAAATGGCACCGTCACATTGCAAAATTATGAGCATCTAGCATCTTATGAAATACCACCTCATTTAAAAGACAGTATTACTAAACCGCTACCTAGAAATTGA
- a CDS encoding MerR family transcriptional regulator, translating into MLKIGDFSKLSRISIRMLRHYDEIGLLVPKTTDSFTGYRYYGEDQLPIAGRIIALKDMGFGLVPIGEILKNYDNPQALADFLAVKQAEVQAEAEETGRRLLLLDTAIKRLRKDETAMNYNVTLKKLPERNVASVRKVIPAYDQEGILWNLMMTETALLQLQQADNCCSLAIFHDEGYKDRDVDVEIQITVKGCYQDTEHVVFKAMPAVEIASATYKGSYEQLSAVNHAVANWVNDNGYEFNGAMFCIYHVSPAQTQNPDELVTEVCYPVKKK; encoded by the coding sequence ATGCTGAAAATAGGTGATTTTTCAAAATTATCAAGGATTAGTATACGTATGCTTCGGCATTACGATGAGATCGGCCTGTTAGTGCCTAAAACCACGGATAGTTTTACCGGCTATCGTTACTATGGGGAGGATCAACTGCCGATTGCTGGCAGGATCATAGCCCTCAAGGATATGGGGTTTGGCCTTGTTCCAATTGGGGAAATCCTGAAGAACTACGATAATCCCCAGGCATTAGCTGATTTTCTGGCAGTGAAGCAGGCTGAGGTTCAGGCGGAAGCCGAAGAAACAGGCCGCCGTTTACTGCTCCTTGACACAGCCATCAAACGGCTGAGAAAGGATGAAACCGCTATGAATTACAATGTTACATTAAAAAAACTACCGGAGCGCAATGTTGCCAGTGTACGAAAGGTGATACCCGCCTACGATCAGGAAGGCATCCTGTGGAACCTTATGATGACAGAAACAGCTCTACTGCAGCTTCAGCAAGCTGACAATTGCTGCAGCCTTGCAATCTTCCATGACGAGGGATATAAGGATCGCGACGTGGATGTAGAAATTCAAATCACGGTAAAAGGGTGTTATCAAGATACTGAACACGTTGTGTTTAAAGCCATGCCTGCGGTGGAGATTGCTTCAGCAACCTATAAGGGCAGCTACGAGCAGCTCAGCGCAGTAAACCATGCGGTGGCAAATTGGGTAAATGACAATGGTTATGAATTTAATGGAGCTATGTTCTGCATCTATCATGTCAGCCCTGCTCAAACTCAGAACCCTGATGAGTTAGTAACCGAGGTTTGCTATCCTGTTAAAAAGAAATAA
- a CDS encoding response regulator transcription factor, which translates to MGYKVLVADDEYIIRRGIISFLRQYSDFELAAEAEDGVMALELAKDISPDVYFVDINMPFLNGLQFIKSLKEINPRAVAVIITGYDRFEYAREALKLGVFEYLLKPLMEGPFDEMMQRVRERLQREASEDKYLDWAKSMLAQNRTYLASNFLQRALEGHYTREEIMERSQYLNLLLPEPFTITVVSLEYQKMEDVKSTWNEDLLFFVAENIANEMFQGLVNPNSCQDRHGNLVVISKKVAQEIAEEQSETYCKMLESRLPVRSVVIQGNGDDYGALAETYETAVSRLKELETGSSVIKDVKFYIEDNFSREDFSFQDAADHVNLSVPHLSRMFRKEMGVTFIDYLTSVRIRKAIELLHNGELKIYEIAELTGYANQHYFSNVFKKNLGVSPAEYRRLIRNDNHASTMQ; encoded by the coding sequence ATGGGGTATAAAGTACTGGTAGCGGATGATGAGTATATCATTCGCCGGGGGATTATCAGTTTTTTGAGACAATACAGTGATTTTGAGTTGGCAGCAGAAGCAGAGGATGGAGTGATGGCTTTAGAACTGGCAAAAGACATTTCGCCGGATGTTTATTTTGTAGATATTAACATGCCATTTCTTAATGGTCTTCAATTCATTAAAAGCTTAAAAGAAATAAATCCTAGGGCGGTGGCGGTGATCATCACTGGTTATGACCGGTTTGAATATGCCAGAGAAGCGCTGAAGTTGGGGGTCTTTGAGTATCTTCTCAAACCTCTGATGGAAGGGCCTTTTGATGAGATGATGCAGCGGGTCCGGGAGAGATTGCAGAGAGAGGCAAGTGAAGATAAATATCTTGATTGGGCAAAGAGTATGCTGGCACAAAACCGCACTTATCTTGCCTCTAACTTTTTGCAGAGGGCTTTGGAAGGGCATTATACAAGAGAAGAAATCATGGAACGTTCCCAGTATTTAAATCTGCTGCTTCCGGAGCCGTTTACAATTACAGTTGTTTCCCTGGAATATCAGAAGATGGAAGACGTAAAAAGCACCTGGAATGAAGATCTGCTGTTTTTTGTAGCTGAGAATATTGCAAATGAAATGTTTCAGGGGCTTGTGAACCCAAACAGCTGCCAGGACAGGCACGGAAATCTGGTGGTGATCTCAAAAAAGGTGGCCCAGGAAATTGCAGAGGAGCAATCAGAAACCTATTGTAAAATGCTGGAATCCCGTTTGCCGGTACGCAGTGTAGTAATACAGGGGAACGGAGATGATTACGGAGCTTTAGCTGAAACCTATGAAACGGCAGTCAGCCGGTTGAAGGAGCTGGAGACCGGTTCCTCTGTGATTAAGGATGTGAAGTTCTATATCGAGGACAACTTCTCACGGGAGGATTTTTCCTTTCAGGATGCGGCGGATCATGTGAATCTTTCTGTTCCCCATTTAAGCAGGATGTTCCGCAAAGAGATGGGAGTCACCTTTATCGATTATTTAACCAGTGTCAGGATCCGAAAGGCAATAGAACTTTTACATAACGGCGAATTGAAAATTTACGAAATTGCGGAGCTTACCGGGTATGCAAACCAGCATTATTTCAGCAATGTGTTTAAAAAGAACCTAGGGGTCAGCCCTGCGGAATACCGGAGGCTAATTAGAAATGATAACCATGCCTCCACCATGCAATGA
- a CDS encoding 4Fe-4S binding protein has product MKKKWYDFLWVTELLYLVLGLFNILFAWLGMLFFVIPLIIAFMGGNKTYCNRYCGRGQLLGLLGSRLKLSRNAQPPKFLRSRWFRYGFLAFFMTMFSLMLINTFKVFSGAPLRETVTLLWMFKLPWKWAEVSMVAPWIAQYAFGFFGVMLTSTVLGLATMVLFRPRSWCVYCPMGTMTQGICQLKRRKECSDCGRTSEKDSGAA; this is encoded by the coding sequence ATGAAAAAGAAATGGTATGATTTTCTCTGGGTCACCGAGCTGCTTTATTTGGTGCTTGGCCTGTTTAATATCCTTTTTGCATGGCTGGGAATGCTGTTTTTTGTGATCCCGCTGATAATTGCCTTCATGGGCGGTAACAAAACGTATTGCAACCGGTATTGCGGGCGCGGCCAGCTGCTTGGTTTACTTGGAAGCAGGCTGAAGCTTTCCCGTAACGCGCAGCCGCCCAAATTTCTGCGGAGCCGTTGGTTCCGGTACGGATTTCTCGCCTTTTTTATGACCATGTTCAGCCTGATGCTGATTAATACCTTTAAGGTCTTTAGCGGTGCTCCGCTGCGGGAAACAGTAACTCTCCTATGGATGTTTAAGCTGCCATGGAAATGGGCCGAGGTCAGTATGGTAGCCCCCTGGATCGCGCAGTATGCTTTTGGTTTTTTCGGGGTGATGCTGACCTCCACTGTACTGGGCCTTGCTACCATGGTTCTGTTTCGTCCACGATCCTGGTGTGTATACTGTCCTATGGGGACAATGACACAGGGGATTTGCCAACTTAAACGAAGAAAGGAGTGTTCCGACTGTGGAAGAACAAGCGAAAAAGATAGCGGAGCTGCTTAA